A window of Misgurnus anguillicaudatus chromosome 3, ASM2758022v2, whole genome shotgun sequence genomic DNA:
tatggacagctaatctgttgccccgctttagctctgaagctctgattggcgccgatgcagccgagctccgcctatgtatgcgctctatcagagcccgtctacattctctggcactctgcatttttttgtcacgtcgacgccggtccagtcagtgAATGAGCAGccgacagcgagtatggcaagtggtggtgttccacaagagttagacgttccgccagcctctttaagatcgcaagtttggcaaagcttcagttttccagtcagttacaatagtacaggcgagagagtggtggaaaagacgaggactttgcgtcggcgttgttcagcagttgttaggtatgtgagtggaaatacatctaatcagggctctcaagtctcacgcattcaccttgacacacacgcatttcagtcagttcaaacgccacactttgtatttctcacgctgagaagtaggagataaattgtcctgctatatacaacaggcatacgcagggcagttctgtcgagttcagctgctttcagttttttaagcgtgctcaactttatgcagcgccatcagcgtcagagtaccgcgagaaatcttgcggaggaggctgatctcaaatcgctctcgcattactctgacgtcatccacttgtcgtttcttgcagcccctcgtgaagtcgtacacacctattaattcatcctacaaacctatttttttgttgtttagtacattaatatgaaataaggccaaaatgtaattttaaaatgtatttaggtaacacttgtaatacatttgaacccatatttgtatgaaagatgagtacaagattacttagaggtatacattttgaaatacgagatagtatgttaaatgcatttcagttcatattcatgacatctgaaataacactgataaggacacctatgtttttaagattagcttaagtactaaaaaaatgccttcttcatttttgttttgcttttccctccattgtaccgaaagtgaatcgaaccgtggcgcctgaaccgaggtacgaaccgaaccgggacttctgtgtaccgttccacccctaatatatatatatatatatatatatatatatatatatatatatatatatatatatatatatatatatatatagtgtttAATAAAAGCTTACCCATTTATATAATTACATCTATATATTtgatttttgtgaagaaacagagTGATTTGTCTCACCTATCTCTGCTCCGCCTGGAAGGAAATGCAGCATTGCATCCAGCGACAGTACACACATGCATCTCTTTGAGGTGTACATTCTTGTAGTGTAGTTTGACACTGTAGGAGCTTTTAAAGCTCTTTTTGCAGACGTAGCAGATCTTAGGATCAGGGCTGGAGTAGAGATCACCCTCAGGGGACTGAGAGGGGAACATTGGTGGGCTTGTTCCATAGCCCATAGAGGAGATAAAACTTTCATGTAAGGCAGCCATACTGGCTGCAGTGGCAACTGCCATACCCCCATTGTAAAGGCTGTACTGACCCATGCAAAACATGTCATAAGCAGGATCATTGATCTCTTCCTTAATTTTGATAACAGGCTGGTGTTGAGAGGATGGGGAATGGCTTTGTTCCTCCAAATCTTCCCGTAGGTGTTTCTCATCTTCTGCCccttgctgttttttttctacCTTTTTTCCCAGGGAAGGCATGTCAGTGTCCATTAGCTCGTCACGGTAAAGCATTTTGGGTTCCGATGTCTCGGATTCGTTTTCAAAGTCACGCTCATGATCTTGGTCCTCAGAGGTAAAGCTGTCAATACATTGTAGGTCACTAGTCACTTTACCACCTAAATTCCCACTGCATCCGTCTTGGTCAGGACGGAGTATGCCTCTAAGGGCTAGACTTGAACTATTTTCATTATGTGATGGGGAATGATGTCGGCTATCCTCATAATGATAAATGctgttattgttgttgttgcagTTGCCATTGATATTGTTATGCAGGTGGGATGACTGATGGTGACAACTATCATCTTCATCATCTTTGTCATCGTAATCATCTGCCACATCTATCACTTCTTTTTCTATCTTGACTGGCATGCTAGATTTGCGTGGCTTCTTTTTAGGCATGGGGTCAAGAATGGTGGAATCTTGGATAGTGGGAGTTGTGGGGAGGCAATGAGAAAATGTTCCTGTTTCAGAAACATGGTTGTTGTGGGAGCCTGCAGATAACATCTTTTGCTGCTGATCTGTTAAGGATGAGCTGTTTGTTGTGGTAGGCAGTATAGGGCTGGTGGGCAAAGACACTGGGGGACTAACTAGGTCAGCAGGAGAGAGTAGTGCGCGATAAAACGGTGGCACAGGCTGCACTGGCTGCACAGACTTCAGAGAAGGGAAGGCAAGAGGGCTCTGCAAAGGTGACTGTATCAATGGATCAAGAGGAGGAGTGGCAAAACTTAGTGTAGGCCGTCCGGGGCTAGTTAGAGTGAAACCACTTTTGGCACTTGATATGACAGGTGTGGCTGTACCAGAACTAGACCGAATTAGATCCTTGTCCCGGTTGTTTCTTAGCATAGGCATATGTAGGCGAGGATTGGGATTGGCACTATGACGGTTCCGACTGCGTAATGAGCTGAAAACCATGTTGCAGCCTTCAATAGTACAACGATGCTTAATCTTTAGATGCACAGCATTGTAGTGGATCTTTAGGGTGCCCTTATCATAGAATGTTTTGCCACAGGAGTTGCAGCAGACACGACCCTTGCGTGAGGTGGCACCCATTCTACGTATTCTATGCATTTTGGAAGAGAACGAAGAGTGTGTAATGGGTTTGGACTGTTCATTCTTTTCAAAATGGTGATGGATTTGGTGGTTGTTGAGAGTACCTGACTGTTGCTGCCCCTGTTGTTCCTGCTGTGGTGTCTGTGACTGCTGAGACTGGTGAGTGGATGTTGTTGGGGAGATTGGTGAAGCTCTATTGGGTTCTGTTTTAAGTTCAATTGAGTTGGGAAAGGCTCCCACTGTTCCTCGACTGGGGCTCTGCACACTACGAAAAGGTGAAAGTGACACCTCAGACTCACTGGTCTCCACTGGCTCACTCTGGCTGGGCAGATTTGCCTCTCGCATTCTGTGACCTGATTGCTCTATAGTTAgtccatttggtggcagtcccAGCATAGGGGCTGACACTGGGTTGATGTACTGGAAGGGCAGCAAAAAGGCCAGACTGTTTGGGATGTTCTCAAAATGGTGAATGCTTGAGGGGCTATTATTCTCCAGGTGTGAAAGAAGCCCAGGACTACGAGTGCGATTATTGCTTTCAATAAAAGTTCTGATGCCAGAGTCAGTCTTTGATGATGGCACTGTGACTGCCTGGCCCTCCTTTTCCTGGATGGCCATCAATTCCACAATAGACTTGGTTTCACCAAAGCGCAGAAACTGTTGCAAAGTGATGATCTCCTCTTCTCGGGACATTATGGTCCATCTGTCCAGAACCTTGCCTGCAGAATCCTAAAGGCCATatcaaaaacaagacaaacacaaaaaaaaacttattgtTTCTGTAAAGTCAAGCATCTGAGAAGACAACAATGATGGATACGGACAGGGAAATATTCGCCTTAAAACAgctaaaacaatatataaagaCTAATAATAGATCTCTTAATTACCACATTCAAAATTTTCTGTATTCCTccatttcattttttctttcttaaatAAGCCATACAAATGTAGTTATTTAGTACACACAGAGCAACCAATGCAAATCTTAATAAAGACTTTAGTAAGCAATGAGAAGCACCTTTATTAGTGACACACTATCAAATTGCAGATAGAAATCTATTTGCAATCAGATACTGAGTCCCCACAATTATCTACTGTAGGTGTCAGACAGTACAATGGAAAAGAAATTCACTAAAAGAGCACACCTTTCTAGGTTCACTTCAAATTTCAATTTGTATGGTGAGTCCCAGTCTTCCAATATGAGGTTACGGTTTCAAAAagtcaacccagtctcaccccatgtcgtcaatatttgacgacacttgaccattcctcaatatgtgacgcggagggtatacctttcgcgtcattttttgacgaactggggacttcaatactattacgtccgttgcattctcttctcctattttcttaccattttcgcgtcggtttagggttagatttacataatgacatccctacccaaacctaactctaaccccaacgccaggtgacaactgtttctaaccccaacgccaggtgacaactgtttaatttcgcgtacactgtttaatttcgcgtacactgtttaattttgcgtaatctaaccctaaaccgacgcgaaaatggtaagaaaataggagaagagaatgcaacggacgtaatagtattgaagtccccagttcgtcaaaaaatgacgcgaaaggtataccctccgcgtcacatattgacgaatggtcaagtgtcgtcaaatattgacgacatggggtgagactgtgttaaaAAAGTTGAAAGGAAGGTTCATAAAAAAACTTAATACATTTTAGGAGatatttaaagtttcatttttgtggATGTAATGTTTGTCGTGAAAATTAGGCAACTTGTCTGCTTTTAAGACTTTAAAGAGAAATTGGAGGTGGCAGAATATCATGAATTCATTCATTAGGCTGGGTGCTGTTCAGTATTTACCTAAAACAGTACCAGTATTTATCTAAAACATTGAGTTTGATGTATGTCTTGCATGAGGTTAAATATTGCTGACTAACTTTATAAAGAGGGTTCTTGACATATGCTTCTGGGCTGGGCTTTATCCTCTCGATTCATGAGTCACTGCCCAACTGCCCCTATGGCAACAAATGCACACTATGCTAACACCCCCTTAATGTTGATCAGAGAGGAAAGCTACCTTAACATTACCAAAAGGTTCCccaaataaatgcaaaataaaataattatgttgtactatttcactgctagtcatgttataatttattgaacaaatcaaaataagtttgttgtgtgtgtgtcgcAGAGCTGGGTAGATTACTGGGTAGATGAATTGTAATTCGTAATCAGTAACGGATTACATGACAAAATTTGTAGTCAGTAATATAATCTCTTAGATTATACATCGTTGTTAACGTAATCTGACTACTTTTGTATTATATTTAGATTACATCTTATttgatttcaaatatataaaaaggGGGAAAATACATTCAATTCTATTTCACCATCAAGAGCctgaaaaactattttttaaagtgcaatgTCAGAACAGGTAATACTTTACAAGACTAAAATTGTTTTACTTTGCTATTAGTGTCAACTGAGAGTAACACactgaataaaacaaaataattctttatgactttaaaacacatttacttaaaattaagtaaacaaaaacaaaaacagcaatattgcaaaaaaaaaaaacaatataatttaatgtaattcacTGCAACAACACTGCTAGGTCTAAAATTTCATCTCACAAATAAAACTGAAGTGTTTCTTTAAACCAcgagtttctttaaaaatgaaatggtgTCTATACATCCAGTCAAGGGCATACATTTGATTTTGACATTGGTggggaaataaataaaattgtctTCAGAGCCACATTGTCACAAAGGTTTATCGGTGTTTACTTGAACAATAGTTAAAATAGAATTTTTGTTATTAATGTTACatggcaaaaacaacaaatatacaaagAGCAGGCTAAAGCACGCACATCAGTTTAAATTGGGTGCTCGACAAAAAAACTTAATAGTAGTAATGCAAAGTCGGCAACACCAAAGCTCCAAAAGTATCAAAAACATTCATTGATCAAAAACTGCTTGGCATCAGGTAACGTTTCGAGCGTGCAGGCTCTTCATCAGGTCTGTAAACAAGTCCAGACATACTGTACACTGTTTTAATTTGCAACTCATCCATTTAATAAAGAAATGTCATGTATTGGGAGAAAACACTGTCCCCTGAatcaataagtgacaaaatttGTCACATATTTTTCgcataaatttttttgtttcctCACCACCGCTGGCCTGCATAATCGTGACTTTATGCACATCATGTTTTGTTGATAGAGGTTTGGCGCTTAATTCTTCCAAATGCAGCCTACGTCAGACAGCAAGACAAAGCCAATCATAAAGCGACATGGGTTAGAGAGGTGGGACTCAAGAAAGGCAAAGGCAATCCTATTAGCGTCCCTAGCGTCCCTACCCAAATCAACGCCTTTGCATCCAGTGATCAAACGCTGAGTGCTGCTTCATTTTGCATCTTGTCGTCTTGTCATTGCTTCTCTCCTGTACGTTTTCACACCCCTCCCCCTCTTCCCCAGAAAAACTTATATATAAAACGTATATAAGCAGTATGTAAGTTtattatgaaaaatgtaaaaattgtgaAAATCATACTGCCATAGTGTGAATAATATATAATCATGTAATCCATAAAAAGTAACAGTAGTCTGATTAcaagtattttaaaatatagtttaatCTAATTACAAGTTCTTGATTTTTGGAATCCAGATTCCATGTAATCCGTTACTACCCAGCACTAGTGTGTCGTCATGTGTGTGTCTGGGACACCACCTAAACGATTGTGTATGTAGGTCAGTAAACTTGTTAAAAGCATGTGACTTGAGGATGAGTTCTAATTGGTTTGTTTCAGATCATCCTTGTGCTGCGCCCCAATCCCTCTCATTTTTGTTGTTAGcaaatcaatattgtttttttctcaTAACCACATTGCAGATTGTCATGTAACTGATCagttacagtactgatcagtgGAAGCTAGCGAATATCTTGAGATGGAAGAAAAGATGATTTTATCCTTACAAAATCACCCTTTACAAGGGCGTTCAgttaaagaataaataaaggattaagaaGCTTGGACCAGATCAGCCAGCGGTCTCAAGTGATTGCAGTTTGTGTGCTTTTCCACCACTTCTTATGGCAAACGGAGTTGGCTAGCTGGATACGATGTAAGTCATGTCTTTTattgttttccctgtttgctgttTTAAAGTCTGAATGTGTGATAGACTGCACAAACTTTCGTGGTGTGTTTGAGCTGGCTTTGCGTGGACATAATGAGAGCGAGAGCTCAGATAATCCAGGTATATTCCGTGGCTTGGTTGACTTTGTTGCTTATGGAGTTTAAAAGCGCACTCCGAGAATGCCACtgagtttaaagggacactccacattttttttatataggcacactttccagctcccctagagttaaacatttgatttttattgttatggaatccattcagccgatctcagagtttagcataatccattaaatctgattagacagttagcatcatgctcaaaaatgaccaaagagtttcaatattattcctatttaaaacttgactcttctgtagttatattgtgtactaagactgatgaaaaattaaaagttgcgattttctagaccgatatggctaggaactatactctcattctggcataataagcaaggactttgctgccttacTATCGCTgtagcaggcgcaatgatattaagcAGTAATATTGAAAGacttaccaaggggactattttcgggcgctgcataatatcattgcgcgtgctgcagccatggtactttagcaaagtccttgattattactccTCTGGAGGATGCAACTTtctgtttgagaaacggccactgTCTGTTaatcagtgtcagatgtgaagcTTCTCAGCAGATAAAACTCACTctgagtttacatgatttaatgtctgcatgttcttgctctAGAATAACAGTGTCTGtatcatttctttcttttttaagttatatgttTTGGCCATCtttgcctttatttaaacagtgatagatgagaggacaggaaagtacagggaggagagaggggtatggaaatggcaaatgaccacgagccagGAATCGAACTTGGGTCgtcgaaagtgcgaaagcaccacatgtcggagcgctgcccagTACACCATCGGCTTTGACGTCTGTTTCATTTATATTGTAAAGAGTTAGACACatattcaagttttaaatgtattaaaacgtGGCTAAAAGTAAGCATCTAAAGTGAAAGTTACAGAAGCGGGTCCTTTAGtgccccctgcaggcatttgttataatacatagtgctgttttttataataaaaggaTACATATTGTGTTTAATtgttttgatactttattttaaccaattattattgcattgtctttattatgtaattttaaaggttatttCTCACTATTCtattttttattaccaaaaaatatCACAGTACTTCATTATTAAttagtaaaataattgttagggacagtcctagattagttaaaacattttaaaataatgttatttcagtttcccattcatttattttatcattgagcatttcttaaaaaaatgtaaaaatatcttCTCGGTCTCGTGAATCCAATCTCGTGTCTCATCTGGTCTCAtgaattaactcattcaccgccagcctttttgagaaaagttgcccaccggcatttttgtgattttaacaaaagtatcacaaaattccttgcaggaaaaattatcttctataaatatataaacatacaaattatatcaaattaaagaacacatcCAGTGGacaaaagcggtattacacttttactttgaaattcgtccagaaaggcatatttattagttaaatattaactcataattgacgagataactcgtcaatggcggtgaatgagttaagtgtCTCAACACACCCCTACTGTCAGACCCGGatatcggctgaatggattctaaaatggtaaaaatcaaatgtttaactcttgggGAGATAGAAAATGagcctttttttttcaaaaaaagtggagtatccctttaagggaaCTTTGAGAACGGCGCCGAACGAGCTGTTGGACTGTATGTTGTCTGTTGTGAGAGAACACATACTTGTGCTAGGCTATTAAAGCAAAAAGAAACATATTGGCCTGTGATTAGGCAACTTTAGTGTAAGTGTAATGTGATCGCCATTTTGACAGATTGCAGGTCTGTGCAGTGCTGCTGAAGTTAAATACTCCAgtgcagtggcggctggtcaatAGAGGGCCGACCCCCAAAGTTGGCCAGAgaagaaagctactttaacatgttaccaaaaagttaaatatatagtgcaaattaatacaaaataaaataattgagttgtactatttcaccatgttatgatttatttaaaaaaaaatcaaaactgagtttgttttgtgtgtgtcatgtttgtgtgtctggggcgcacccctaacgagtgtctatgtaggtcagtaaaaagggtaaaaacatgCTCAGATAATCCGGTATTTTTGGTGGCTTGGTCAACTTAAGTACTGGTCTGTGATTAGACAACTttactgcgtgtgtgtgtgtgtgtgtgtgtgtgtgtgtgtgtgtgtgtgtgtttgaatgaTTTCCTTGATTAGTTCATTACTGATAATAAACCCATATTATACACAAATTCACAAATTCATAGTAAATTTATTTCATGCTTTAACAGTTGACTTcaacagtaacattttcagcatttagGCTAAGCTGTAATGATAttcatcacctgataaatgGCTATTTACAACCATGCAatactacagtaaaagtttgattttaagtttGTTTGCCCCCCCCCAAATTTGTAGCACCAGCCACCACTGCTCCAGTGTAATGTAGGAGCGCAAGATCATTCTCCAGAATAAAAGTATAACTGCAACAAGACAAATCTAACAAGACAAATCTAATGGCAATAGAATACATTTATCTGCCTTCATGCGTTTATCACATACGATTTTTTCAGTTATACAGTGTCATGAGTTTAGTTCAATTAAGTGTAGATTTTTTACACgtttgttaatattttaattgcagtagtattttgtgatttgATTTGTTCGTATTTGCCTGTTCAGCACAAAGTTTTATCGCCTCTGCTGACACTGCGAGAAAAAAGCATTAATTCATCTGCTTCatgatgttaaacatgtaaagtgaTGCACAGTCTTTGTAAATCAGTTCtcttcacaaataaataaacacattttaacatgTATGCTCATCTTGTATGTTCCTAATTAGAAATGAACATGTGAACGAAAACAATTAGTGTCATTAAAACGTGAAATGACAGATAATAATTGACTGTGACGAAATTTTTACATTGCAATTCATCAAAAAAATGACGTAgattaaaaaatgatgtgtgagtgagtgagtgagtgagtgagtgagtgagtgagagtgtgagtgtgagtgtgagtgtgagagtgtgagtgtgtgtgtgtgtgtgtgtgtgtgtgtgtgtgtgtgtgtgtgtgtgtgtgtgtgtgaataatGACATGTTAACTAATGATTAGTTCATAACTGATAATAAATTCACATTATACTCaaatttactgtacatttatatCATGCTTTAGTTGACTTCAAcagtaacattttcatcattttaGCTAAACAGTAATGATATTCATTACTTGATAAATAGCTATTAACAGTCCggcattactacagtaaaagtttaatatttagtttgtttgcacTTTTTGGGATTTTAAAGTCACTGATCACTGTTTTCAACCATTGTAAAGCTTGAAAAAATCCAGGTATATTCCGTGGCTTGGTTGACTTTGTTGCTTATGGAGTTTAAAAGCGCACTCCGAGAATGCCACtgagtttaaagggacactccacattttttttatataggcacactttccagctcccctagagttaaacatttgatttttattgttatggaatccattcagccgatctcagAGTTTAGCAtcatccattaaatctgattagacagttagcatcatgctcaaaaatgaccaaagagtttcaatattattcctatttaaaacttgactcttctgtagttatattgtgtactaagactgatgaaaaattaaaagttgcgattttctagaccgatatggctaggaactatactctcattctggcataataagcaaggactttgctgccttacTATCGCTgtagcaggcgcaatgatattaagcAGTAATATTGAAAGacttaccaaggggactattttcgggcgctgcataatatcattgcgcgtgctgcagccatggtactttagcaaagtccttgattattactccTCTGGAGGATGCAACTTtctgtttgagaaacggccactgTCTGTTaatcagtgtcagatgtgaagcTTCTCAGCAGATAAAACTCACTctgagtttacatgatttaatgtctgcatgttcttgctctAGAATAACAGTGTCTGtatcatttctttcttttttaagttatatgttTTGGCCATCtttgcctttatttaaacagtgatagatgagaggacaggaaagtacagggaggagagaggggtatggaaatggcaaatgaccacgagccagGAATCGAACTTGGGTCgtcgaaagtgcgaaagcaccacatgtcggagcgctgcccagTACACCATCGGCTTTGACGTCTGTTTCATTTATATTGTAAAGAGTTAGACACatattcaagttttaaatgtattaaaacgtGGCTAAAAGTAAGCATCTAAAGTGAAAGTTACAGAAGCGGGTCCTTTAGtgccccctgcaggcatttgttataatacatagtgctgttttttataataaaaggaTACATATTGTGTTTAATtgttttgatactttattttaaccaattattattgcattgtctttattatgtaattttaaaggttatttCTCACTATTCtattttttattaccaaaaaatatCACAGTACTTCATTATTAAttagtaaaataattgttagggacagtcctagattagttaaaacattttaaaataatgttatttcagtttcccattcatttattttatcattgagcatttcttaaaaaaatgtaaaaatatcttCTCGGTCTCGTGAATCCAATCTCGTGTCTCATCTGGTCTCAtgaattaactcattcaccgccagcctttttgagaaaagttgcccaccggcatttttgtgattttaacaaaagtatcacaaaattccttgcaggaaaaattatcttctataaatatataaacatacaaattatatcaaattaaagaacacatcCAGTGGacaaaagcggtattacacttttaCTTTGAAactcgtccagaaaggcatatttattagttaaatattaactcata
This region includes:
- the bnc2 gene encoding zinc finger protein basonuclin-2 isoform X4; the protein is MQFSTRPASAEPGFMGTWTQQSTDSNLLFRMSQQAIRCTLVNCTCECFQPGKIHLRTCDQCKHGWVAHALDKLSTQHLYHPTQVEIVQSNVVFDISSLMLYGTQAVPVRLKILLDRLFSVLKQEEVLHILHGLGWTLRDYVRGYILQDSAGKVLDRWTIMSREEEIITLQQFLRFGETKSIVELMAIQEKEGQAVTVPSSKTDSGIRTFIESNNRTRSPGLLSHLENNSPSSIHHFENIPNSLAFLLPFQYINPVSAPMLGLPPNGLTIEQSGHRMREANLPSQSEPVETSESEVSLSPFRSVQSPSRGTVGAFPNSIELKTEPNRASPISPTTSTHQSQQSQTPQQEQQGQQQSGTLNNHQIHHHFEKNEQSKPITHSSFSSKMHRIRRMGATSRKGRVCCNSCGKTFYDKGTLKIHYNAVHLKIKHRCTIEGCNMVFSSLRSRNRHSANPNPRLHMPMLRNNRDKDLIRSSSGTATPVISSAKSGFTLTSPGRPTLSFATPPLDPLIQSPLQSPLAFPSLKSVQPVQPVPPFYRALLSPADLVSPPVSLPTSPILPTTTNSSSLTDQQQKMLSAGSHNNHVSETGTFSHCLPTTPTIQDSTILDPMPKKKPRKSSMPVKIEKEVIDVADDYDDKDDEDDSCHHQSSHLHNNINGNCNNNNNSIYHYEDSRHHSPSHNENSSSLALRGILRPDQDGCSGNLGGKVTSDLQCIDSFTSEDQDHERDFENESETSEPKMLYRDELMDTDMPSLGKKVEKKQQGAEDEKHLREDLEEQSHSPSSQHQPVIKIKEEINDPAYDMFCMGQYSLYNGGMAVATAASMAALHESFISSMGYGTSPPMFPSQSPEGDLYSSPDPKICYVCKKSFKSSYSVKLHYKNVHLKEMHVCTVAGCNAAFPSRRSRDRHSSNINLHRKLLTKELDDIVLDPQLTTLPKDLRAEFLTKIYAGHNLGLEGVENPISGPQEGIGYQKRGSSATTVYSHSNGYYRGTTDDYMVLDLSTTSSIQSSGSVQSSQESDEGSDEGILLDDLDGTSDIDDCNLSTGGVPLEGRDGEETRNDRRVENLEDELQRCDPTISSYILPSSGGNGSNGILCTICHKMYSNKGTLRVHYKTVHLREMHKCKVPGCNMMFSSVRSRNRHSQNPNLHKNAPYTTVVD